In the genome of Dermacentor variabilis isolate Ectoservices chromosome 5, ASM5094787v1, whole genome shotgun sequence, one region contains:
- the LOC142583065 gene encoding uncharacterized protein LOC142583065, with the protein MNAGLASATGGRGCGRGFQRGISFSGLFNSGQDTVGEAAWKPVLCLCIVILLLAAIVVFLLIATESSSETLHHCKRLTCTDPYEALGSLLNYSVKPCDDMYAHVCSRWTSNAEHAGFLQESLDYYLTKMHDVFETSDGNAVGEQLSDGLRTGGVLFAQCLAAIKGKDKIQQEAVVLVQELFLKRIIDSKSPTEAMREGTEISFTFNLNGLLTLRPQRLDTTVVMYAFKGSAVKPSLPATADVKQCVRDFVSSTAIVTDVQAVATAVLSLDRIVAAHHRRANSVHKKIAAKLLQEVSPTLKALVANPMERLTKMSSLSKGYLLVRDYESTLDLVHFFTRPSSSYIPWYLVVQMLVDVLLFDYVARYELNDKWQALRACSGVVNRAMSHVWSSLSRQMMLNKTSHDPITELFENVRMELTSNNGYLHKFVSDPTFSRLRNALGNISFVSNRELLEHQRKLVLRSSLMVPSNQHFVRSYVDVRQKTRSVSLTWPPDVLCDIAALLEMELTPSYRDETNSLFLSTALEMPHIFYSDDTARLLNYGVLGAALARELILAVVPGAQLDKLTAVWTSEAARRLMDRMTCYVDIAVTHEERNATDFKLELFPWLMSARVAYDALKRHFSFAQADSSTWKTVQKQFFLRFCLAACHSPNAAVVSPRDKCIWPLSGNPAFAEAFDCPDTSRMSRRMCPT; encoded by the exons ATGAACGCCGGTCTCGCGTCTGCCACTGGCGGCAGAGGATGTGGTCGAGGATTCCAAAGGGGAATCAGTTTCTCGG GCCTTTTCAACAGCGGGCAGGACACCGTCGGGGAGGCAGCGTGGAAGCCTGTACTGTGCTTATGCATTGTCATCCTGCTCCTGGCGGCCATTGTTGTCTTCCTGCTGATAGCGACAGAAAGCTCATCGGAGACACTTCATCACTGTAAGCGCCTGACGTGCACGGACCCGTACGAAGCACTGGGAAGCCTTCTGAACTACAGCGTAAAACCTTGCGACGACATGTACGCCCACGTGTGCAGCAGGTGGACCAGCAACGCAGAGCATGCGGGGTTCCTCCAGGAGTCGCTCGACTACTACCTGACCAAGATGCACGACGTCTTCGAGACCTCAGATGGCAACGCCGTGGGGGAACAGCTCAGTGATGGTTTGCGGACCGGCGGCGTCCTCTTCGCGCAGTGCCTGGCTGCCATAAAAGGCAAGGACAAGATCCAGCAGGAGGCCGTGGTTCTTGTGCAGGAGCTTTTTCTGAAAAGAATAATTGACAGCAAGTCGCCGACCGAAGCCATGAGGGAGGGCACGGAAATCTCGTTCACGTTCAACCTGAACGGTTTACTAACGTTGCGTCCTCAGCGGCTGGACACTACAGTGGTGATGTACGCATTCAAGGGAAGCGCCGTGAAGCCTTCTTTACCAGCCACCGCTGATGTGAAGCAGTGCGTCAGGGACTTCGTTTCGTCCACGGCCATCGTGACAGACGTCCAGGCAGTTGCCACTGCTGTACTGTCGTTGGATCGCATCGTGGCGGCACATCATCGTCGTGCAAACTCTGTGCATAAGAAGATAGCTGCGAAGCTACTTCAAGAAGTGTCTCCCACCCTAAAGGCGCTCGTCGCAAATCCCATGGAACGCCTGACTAAAATGTCCAGCTTGAGCAAAGGATATCTTCTCGTTCGCGACTACGAAAGCACGCTGGACCTCGTTCACTTTTTTACGAGACCTTCCAGCTCATACATCCCGTGGTATCTCGTGGTGCAAATGCTGGTTGACGTGCTCCTATTCGACTACGTGGCGAGGTATGAGCTGAACGACAAGTGGCAGGCGCTGCGTGCCTGCTCCGGCGTCGTGAACAGGGCCATGTCCCACGTATGGTCATCCCTGAGCAGGCAAATGATGCTGAACAAGACGAGCCACGACCCCATTACTGAACTGTTCGAGAACGTCAGGATGGAGCTCACCTCCAATAACGGCTACCTGCACAAATTCGTGAGCGATCCCACCTTTTCTCGATTGCGGAATGCCCTCGGGAATATCTCGTTCGTGTCCAATCGTGAGCTCTTGGAACACCAACGTAAACTCGTTCTCAGGAGTAGTTTGATGGTGCCGTCCAATCAGCACTTCGTGCGCTCCTACGTAGACGTTCGCCAGAAAACACGTTCTGTGTCGCTCACCTGGCCTCCGGACGTTCTCTGTGACATCGCTGCACTTTTGGAGATGGAACTGACCCCGTCATATAGGGACGAAACGAATTCGCTGTTCCTCTCCACGGCCCTCGAAATGCCTCACATTTTCTACTCGGACGATACGGCACGCTTGCTCAACTACGGTGTGCTCGGAGCTGCATTGGCGAGAGAGCTGATCCTAGCCGTCGTTCCGGGCGCACAATTGGACAAGCTCACGGCGGTGTGGACGTCGGAGGCGGCCCGGCGGCTCATGGATCGCATGACTTGCTACGTGGACATCGCTGTAACACATGAGGAGCGTAACGCGACCGACTTCAAGTTGGAGCTCTTCCCATGGTTGATGAGTGCCAGGGTCGCGTATGACGCACTGAAGAGGCACTTCAGTTTTGCGCAGGCCGACAGCTCGACGTGGAAGACGGTGCAGAAGCAGTTCTTTCTGCGCTTCTGTCTGGCGGCGTGCCATTCGCCGAACGCTGCGGTGGTCAGCCCTCGCGACAAGTGCATCTGGCCGCTCTCTGGGAACCCCGCGTTCGCCGAGGCATTTGACTGCCCCGATACCTCGCGCATGTCGCGTCGGATGTGTCCAACATAG